The sequence CAGCATACAGCAGGCACGTCTATATGTCAAGATATTAATGACGCACTACACTAGCCTCTCCCCAAGGGGAGAGGTCCTAAGCACAGTGCGCAAGCCTAGCTCTCCCCCTTGGGGAGATGGCCTAAGCATGGCGCAAAGGCCTAGCCCTTCTTCGCTCCCTCAGGAGACAGAGCAGCTTTTCTGGACAACTTTATCTTTCCGTCTTTGTCGATCCCGATTACCTTCACAAGCACCGTATCCCCTTCCTTCAGCACGTCCTCCACTCTCTTCACTCTGTGCACATCCAGCTCAGAGATGTGGACAAGGCCGTCTCGCCCGGGAGTCACCTCGACGAAGGCGCCGAATTCCATTATCTTCCTTACCTTTCCCTGGTAGAGCTTGCCGACCTCAGGATCGTCCGTTATTCCCTTTATTATCTCAACGGCCCTCTCTCCGCCCTCGGCAGTATAGGCTGCAATCTTCACCTCACCGTTGTCTTCAATGTCAATCTCTGCACCGGTCTCCTCGATGATCTTTCTTATCATCCGGCCCCCGGGACCGATGATGTCCTTCACCTTTTCCTGGGCGACCTGGATGACTATTATTCTCGGGGCATAAGGCGACAGGTCACCCCTGGGATTTCCGATCACCTTCTCCATCTCACCAAGAACGAAAAGCCTTGCTTCCCTTGCTTTCTCAAGAGCCGATTCGAGAAGGTCGAATCCTATCCCGGGAATCTTGACATCCATTTGAAAGGCGGTGATCCCGTTTCTTGTGCCGGCGACCTTGAAATCCATATCGCCAAGGTGATCTTCGACGCCAAGTATGTCCGTGAGAATCGCCACCTGTTCATTTTCCTTCACAAGACCCATCGCAATTCCGGCGACCGGAGCTTTTATCGGGACACCTGCATCCATGAGTGAAAGACTCCCGCCGCAGACGGTGGCCATCGATGATGAGCCGTTTGATTCGAGTATGTCCGAGACAATCCGGATGGTGTAAGGGAATACGTTGTCATCGGGCAGAACCGGCTGGATCGCTCTCTCTGCAAGGGCGCCGTGTCCGATTTCTCTTCTGCCGGGGCCGCGCATCGGCTTCACTTCTCCGACGGAGAACGGAGGAAAGTTGTAGTGCAGCATGTAGCTCTTCCAGGAACGTCCCTCCAATTCTTCGACCCTCTGTTCGTCGGTCGAGGTTCCGAGTGTGGTGACTGCCAGACACTGGGTCTGGCCCCTCGTGAAAATGGCGGAGCCGTGAGTCCTGGGAAGGACCCCAACTTCACAGCTTATTGACCGTATCTCGTCGGACCTGCGTCCATCAGCCCTCTTTCCTTCTTTCAAAATCATATCCCGGAGCGTTGTCCTTTCAATCTCCAGGACCGAGGCTCTCACGAGTGCCTCCCTCTCCGGATACCTCTCGCTGAGAGCGCCGACGGTCTCTTCTTGAATTGAGGAGATGGCCTCTTCCCTCTCTTCCTTGTCCGGAATTCTTATTGCCTCGCCTATTTTCTTCTCCGCGAATCCTCTCACCGCGCTTTCAAGCTCAACATTGGTCTCTTCGGGAGGAACCTCTTCCTTCGGCTTTCCGACAGCCCTTGCGAGCTCGATTTGGAGCTGGTTTATCTTCGAAGTCAGCTCAATCGCAGTACGAAGACCTCCGAGAACCAGGGATTCAGGAACGTCCTTTGCCGCACCTTCAACCATCACGACCGACCCGTCTCTCTCTGCTACGACAATATCCAAGTCGCTCGTCTCGAGCTCCTTGAAGGTCGGATTGATCATGAACGACCCGTCCTTCGCCCCAATTCTCAATGCGGAAACCGGCCCGTGGAAAGGAATCTCGGATATCATCAATGCGCTGGAGGTGCCGATAAGCGCCAGCACGTCAGAGTCGTTTTCCTGGTCAGAGGAAAGAACCGTCGCTATTACTTGGACTTCCTTCCGGTAGTTCTTCGGGAAGAGCGGTCTCATCGGCCTGTCGATGAGACGCGAGCTTAAGACTTCCTTCTCGGTAGGCCTGCCCTCCCTCTTGAAAAAACCTCCTGGAATTCTTCCCGCCGCGTAGGATTTCTCCCGGTAATCGACAAGCAGAGGGAAAAAGTCCCGGGCCTCAATAGGCTCCTTCGAGGCAACAGCAGTCACGAGAACCACTGTGTCACCGTACTGAACGGTCACGGCTCCGGAGGCCTGCCTGGCGACTCTGCCGGTTTCAAGAGTAAGAGTCCGACCGCCGATCTCAATACTTACACTGTGTTTCATTCATCTACCTCCATTAGAAAGAATAAGGGCAGCTCGCTGGAAAGGGGTAAGAAACCAGTTTCTCCAGAGACCTACCCATGGAAAACAATCCGTGAAGCCTTACTTTCTTAGACCGAGCTGTTTCACTATCTGTCGGTATCTCTCTATCTTGGTTACCTTCAGATAGCCGAGAAGCCTCCTTCTCTGTCCGACCATTCTGAGGAGGCCCCGTCTTGAATGATGGTCCTTCTTGTGGACCTTGAAGTGCTCGGTCAGATACTTGATCTTCTCCGTAAGAAGGGCTATCTGGACTTCTGGAGAGCCGGAGTCGAATTCGTGGATCTTGAATTTACCAATGACTTCCTTCTTCACTTCTTTTGAAAGCGGCACCTTATGCCTCACCTCCTGCAAGTTGAGATACCGATGTTCCACCCGGACATGCTAGCACAGGCCTAATTCAAGAGTCAAAGAGAAATCGCCCGGCTTTTTGTCAAGCCCCTCTCCCCGATTTAAGAATCTCAAGGCCTCGTTTGATGTCCTGCTCAATAGCCTTCTTAAGGTCAGCTTCTCCGGCGAATAGCTTCTCCTTCCTAAGCATCGTCACAATATACAGTTTTATTGAGCTGCCGTACAGGTCCCCGGAAAAGCCCGGAATATGCACCTCAACCGACCTCCCTTTCCTCTTGAGCGTCGGCCTCTCGCCTATGGCCAGGACAGCGGGCAGGCTTCTTCCTTCTACTTCTGCGAATACCGTGTAAACTCCGTCTCCCGGCACGATGCCTTCGCGAATATCCAGATTTGCAGTCGGAAAGCCCAGCTCCCTTCCCTTCTTGTGTCCCTGAACCACGCTCCCGGAGATCGTCGGATATCTGCCGAGGAGGTTCCTTGCAAGCTCGATACTCCCGGACTGAATAGCTTCTCTCACCCAGGTTGAGCTGACCGGCTTCCCGTCAAACAGAAAGGAGGGAATCGCTTTGACATCGAATCCCCTTTGAAGACCAAGCTTGGAAAGGTACTCTTCGTCACCCTTTCTTTCCCTGCCCATGCAGAAATCGTGTCCGATAACGAGTGTCTTCATATCAAACCTGGTCAGTATGAAGCCGTCAATGAACTCATCTGCTTCCATCTGCGCCACTTTTCTGTCAAAGGCAACGACCAGGAGGAACTCGATTCCAAGCTCTGCAAAAAGGCGCGATTTCTCGGAAGGCGTGGTCATTCGCGCAGCTCTCATGGGTTTCCCGAGCGCCCGGTCGGGGTGCGGCTCGAATGTCACCGCCACGGGCCTTCCATCTCTCTTCTCAGAGAGTGAGACGACTTCGCTCAAGATTGCCCTGTGGCCTATATGGACGCCGTCGAAGACCCCTATGGTAACAACGCATTCAGGAATTCTCATTGCCTGCCCCTGAACCGCTCAGGACCCGGACAAGTTTCACCTCGCCGGCCGTCGAAAGATTCGCAATCCCAAGAAGCCGGCCGTCCTCTCCGAGCACGCGTTTGAGGCCCGACCATTCGTTCGGCTGCGAAAGCACTTCGTCTTTCAAGGGCGGCACTCCATGCAGAAACCTGCCTACGCTCTCTTCCCTGATAGAAATGGCATCAAGAAATGAGAGGGCTTCGTCCATCGTAAGACGCGATTTCGCCTGAGACTCGTGCGGCTCCTCTCCGATCTCGGAGAACTTGATTGCCTGATCAACCTGGAACTCGCCCATCCTCGTCCTTCTCAAGGAGAACAGGTGGCCTCCAACCCCCAAAGCTTCCCCGATATCCCTTGCCAGCGCGCGGACATAGGTCCCTCTTGAGCAGACAACCTTGAGAGTCAGATCCGGAGGCGCGAAGTCAAGGAGTTCAATCTCACGCATGACAACTTCTCTCGGTGTTCTCTTCGCCTCGATACCTTTTCTGACAAGCGCATAATGCCGCTCGCCCTGGTATTTTAGAGCAGAAACAGAAGGAGGAAGCTGCTCAGTCCGGCCGACGAACTTCTTCAGGACGGCGAGAATCTCATCCTTTGAGATAGTCCCGACCTTTTTCTCCTCCATGACTTTTCCGGTCAGGTCGTCAGTGTCCGTCTTCTGCCCGAGCCTGACTCCGGCCACATACTCTTTCTCAAGCTCCACCAGAAAGCCGGCTATTTTTGTCGCTTTGCCGAAACAAAGAATGAGAAGGCCCGTGGCAAAAGGGTCGAGTGTGCCCGTGTGGCCCACTCTTCTTGCCTTGAACACCTTTTTTGCGTGGGCTACAACGCCGTACGAAGTCATGCCCTCCGGCTTGTCAACCAGCATGACCCAAGCTGGATACGAACGGTGCAACTCGGACCAGCACCTCCTTCTTCACTTCCTCAACGGTCCCCGAAACCTGTGCCCCGGAGGCACCGGCATGGCCGCCGCCGCCGAAGAGCCCGGCTATCTTGTCGACATCAACCATTCCATCCGATCGAAAACTCACGCGCACGGTTCCAGGACCTGCTTCCCTCAAGAAAATCCCGATCAACGTCCCGCTGATGGATTTTGCGTAGGAAGCAAATCCCTCGGAATCTTCTCCCTTTGCTCCGGTTTTCTTGAAGTCGGCCATCGAAAGACTCATGACCGCAATCTTCCCGCCTTCTGCGACTTCCAGACTTGAGAGGGCGAGACTCAGGAGCTTCATTGAAGCGAGAGACTTGCCCGCATAGATTCCTGAAGCAATCTTGCCGACATCGATCCCCTCGTCAGCCAGGAGAGCCGCCGTCATCAGGCCTCTGGCAGATGTATTCGGAAACCTGAATGAACCTGTATCCGCAAGAATGCCGGCATAGAGAAGCGTCGCCCTTTCCTTTCCTATCGGGACTCCCAAATGTTCTATCAGATCGGCGATGAGAATTGCTGCCGCGCTCGCTGAGGAATCAACAAGATTTACGTCCCCGAACATTCCATTGCCCTTGTGATGGTCTATGTTGACGATGGTCCGGGCCCGTGCTCTGAGAGCATCAAAAGGATATCCGATTCTGGAAGAAGAACCGGTATCAACCACAATGAGCACCTGATGCAGGGAATCGATGTTGTCTTTGAGCGAGATTATGCTCTGCGCGTTCGGGAGGAATGAAAAGATCGACGGGACCGGGTCCTGATTCATGGCGTTGACTTCCTTGCCCGATTCCCTCAGGAGCGAAAAAAGAGCAAGCTGCGAGGCTAACCCATCAACGTCGGGGTCTACATGGGTCGTTACAGTAAAGCTTACTTCATTCTTCAGGACCTCCCTTATCTTCAGGAGTTCCTTCGCCTCCACGAGATTTTCTTTCCTCATCTATCTCCTTGAGAACTTTCTCAATTCTGGCGCCATACTCTATGGATTTATCCACCCTGAAGCTGAGCTCAGGGATAAATCTGATTTGGAGCCTCTTTCCGAGCTCACCCCTGATGAATCCCGAAGCATGTTCGAGAGCGCGAACAGCATCTTCAAGTTCATGCTCCTTTCCAAACTTGCTGATGAAGACCTTTGCAAATTTCAGGTCCCCAGCAACAACGACGTCGGTTACGGTGGCAAGCTCGACCCTTGGATCTCTCAATCTCCGCCGGATGATATCGCTGATTTCCTCACGGAGAAGATCGCCAAGCCTTTCAGGACGGGAAGATTCCACCTTGCGCCCCTTTCCTGAATCCGGCCTTCGGGGGACTCCGGACTCCGTTCTTCCGCTGAACAGCCCGGGAATGGAGTTCAGAGAAAATCGATCTGGTAGTCTAGGAGATTTACCCTGCCGTCCGCCTCAACCAATCTGACGACCGATGCAAGGATATTCTCGACTATTCCCTTCTCACTTGAAACTACTGCCACTCCTATCGTCGCTCTCTGCCACAGGTCAAAATTGTCCACCTCCGCGACAGAGGCGCTGAACTTGTTCTTTATCCTCTCCTTCACACTGTTAAGAACCGAACGCTTCGCCTTGAGGGAATTGCTTGCCGGGATGTGAAGTTCAAGTGTGAGAGAACCGACCACTACTTGAGTTCCCTGGCAACCTCTTCAATCGTATAGGCCTCTATGACATCCCTCTTCTGGATGTCATCGAATCCTTCCACGGTAATCCCGCATTCAAAGCCGCTCGTGACTTCTTTCACATCTTCCTTGAATCTTCGCAGGGATGAAATTCTTCCGTCGTGGACGACATCCTGGTTCCTCAGCACTCTTGCCTTGTTGTTTCGCTTGATTGAACCATTGAGGATGTAGCTCCCTGCAACGACGCTGCCT comes from Candidatus Eisenbacteria bacterium and encodes:
- the pnp gene encoding polyribonucleotide nucleotidyltransferase, with protein sequence MKHSVSIEIGGRTLTLETGRVARQASGAVTVQYGDTVVLVTAVASKEPIEARDFFPLLVDYREKSYAAGRIPGGFFKREGRPTEKEVLSSRLIDRPMRPLFPKNYRKEVQVIATVLSSDQENDSDVLALIGTSSALMISEIPFHGPVSALRIGAKDGSFMINPTFKELETSDLDIVVAERDGSVVMVEGAAKDVPESLVLGGLRTAIELTSKINQLQIELARAVGKPKEEVPPEETNVELESAVRGFAEKKIGEAIRIPDKEEREEAISSIQEETVGALSERYPEREALVRASVLEIERTTLRDMILKEGKRADGRRSDEIRSISCEVGVLPRTHGSAIFTRGQTQCLAVTTLGTSTDEQRVEELEGRSWKSYMLHYNFPPFSVGEVKPMRGPGRREIGHGALAERAIQPVLPDDNVFPYTIRIVSDILESNGSSSMATVCGGSLSLMDAGVPIKAPVAGIAMGLVKENEQVAILTDILGVEDHLGDMDFKVAGTRNGITAFQMDVKIPGIGFDLLESALEKAREARLFVLGEMEKVIGNPRGDLSPYAPRIIVIQVAQEKVKDIIGPGGRMIRKIIEETGAEIDIEDNGEVKIAAYTAEGGERAVEIIKGITDDPEVGKLYQGKVRKIMEFGAFVEVTPGRDGLVHISELDVHRVKRVEDVLKEGDTVLVKVIGIDKDGKIKLSRKAALSPEGAKKG
- the rpsO gene encoding 30S ribosomal protein S15; this encodes MPLSKEVKKEVIGKFKIHEFDSGSPEVQIALLTEKIKYLTEHFKVHKKDHHSRRGLLRMVGQRRRLLGYLKVTKIERYRQIVKQLGLRK
- the ribF gene encoding riboflavin biosynthesis protein RibF, giving the protein MRIPECVVTIGVFDGVHIGHRAILSEVVSLSEKRDGRPVAVTFEPHPDRALGKPMRAARMTTPSEKSRLFAELGIEFLLVVAFDRKVAQMEADEFIDGFILTRFDMKTLVIGHDFCMGRERKGDEEYLSKLGLQRGFDVKAIPSFLFDGKPVSSTWVREAIQSGSIELARNLLGRYPTISGSVVQGHKKGRELGFPTANLDIREGIVPGDGVYTVFAEVEGRSLPAVLAIGERPTLKRKGRSVEVHIPGFSGDLYGSSIKLYIVTMLRKEKLFAGEADLKKAIEQDIKRGLEILKSGRGA
- the truB gene encoding tRNA pseudouridine(55) synthase TruB — its product is MHRSYPAWVMLVDKPEGMTSYGVVAHAKKVFKARRVGHTGTLDPFATGLLILCFGKATKIAGFLVELEKEYVAGVRLGQKTDTDDLTGKVMEEKKVGTISKDEILAVLKKFVGRTEQLPPSVSALKYQGERHYALVRKGIEAKRTPREVVMREIELLDFAPPDLTLKVVCSRGTYVRALARDIGEALGVGGHLFSLRRTRMGEFQVDQAIKFSEIGEEPHESQAKSRLTMDEALSFLDAISIREESVGRFLHGVPPLKDEVLSQPNEWSGLKRVLGEDGRLLGIANLSTAGEVKLVRVLSGSGAGNENS
- a CDS encoding bifunctional oligoribonuclease/PAP phosphatase NrnA, with product MRKENLVEAKELLKIREVLKNEVSFTVTTHVDPDVDGLASQLALFSLLRESGKEVNAMNQDPVPSIFSFLPNAQSIISLKDNIDSLHQVLIVVDTGSSSRIGYPFDALRARARTIVNIDHHKGNGMFGDVNLVDSSASAAAILIADLIEHLGVPIGKERATLLYAGILADTGSFRFPNTSARGLMTAALLADEGIDVGKIASGIYAGKSLASMKLLSLALSSLEVAEGGKIAVMSLSMADFKKTGAKGEDSEGFASYAKSISGTLIGIFLREAGPGTVRVSFRSDGMVDVDKIAGLFGGGGHAGASGAQVSGTVEEVKKEVLVRVAPFVSSLGHAG
- the rbfA gene encoding 30S ribosome-binding factor RbfA, translating into MESSRPERLGDLLREEISDIIRRRLRDPRVELATVTDVVVAGDLKFAKVFISKFGKEHELEDAVRALEHASGFIRGELGKRLQIRFIPELSFRVDKSIEYGARIEKVLKEIDEERKSRGGEGTPEDKGGPEE
- a CDS encoding DUF503 domain-containing protein yields the protein MVGSLTLELHIPASNSLKAKRSVLNSVKERIKNKFSASVAEVDNFDLWQRATIGVAVVSSEKGIVENILASVVRLVEADGRVNLLDYQIDFL